Proteins found in one Hevea brasiliensis isolate MT/VB/25A 57/8 chromosome 18, ASM3005281v1, whole genome shotgun sequence genomic segment:
- the LOC110652046 gene encoding vacuolar iron transporter 1 — MAENGYADLEKQKLLLQQHEEKHFTSSEIIRDIIIGVSDGLTVPFALAAGLSGANVTSSIILIAGIAEVAAGAISMGLGGYLAAKSEADHYMRELKREQEEIISAPDIEAAECGEILAGYGVEPHEYEPVVNALRRNPQHWLNFMMKFELGLEKPDPMRALQSALTIATSYIIGGLIPLSPYMILPVAKDAVIASVLITILALLIFGFIKGHFTGDQSFKSAIQTAFIGAMASAAAYSIAKVFRV; from the exons ATGGCAGAAAATGGGTATGCTGATCTAGAGAAGCAGAAATTGCTTCTACAACAACACGAAGAGAAACACTTCACGTCTAGTGAGATTATCCGTGACATCATTATTGGAGTCTCTGATGGTCTCACCGTCCCTTTTGCCCTCGCCGCTGGCTTGTCCGGAGCCAATGTCACATCAAGCATCATTCTTATCGCTGGCATTGCTGAAGTTGCTGCCGGTGCCATCTCCATGGGGCTTGGAGG GTACCTTGCAGCCAAAAGTGAAGCTGACCACTACATGAGGGAACTGAAACGAGAACAAGAAGAGATCATCAGCGCCCCTGATATAG AGGCTGCTGAATGTGGAGAAATATTAGCTGGGTATGGAGTTGAGCCACATGAATATGAGCCTGTGGTCAATGCTTTGAGGAGGAACCCTCAACATTGGCTTAATTTCATGATGAA GTTTGAACTAGGACTGGAGAAACCAGACCCAATGAGAGCATTACAGAGTGCATTAACAATTGCCACATCTTACATAATAGGTGGATTGATACCTCTTTCACCATACATGATCCTTCCAGTTGCTAAAGACGCCGTGATTGCATCAGTTCTAATAACGATTCTGGCATTACTAATATTTGGGTTCATTAAGGGTCACTTTACTGGTGATCAATCCTTCAAAAGTGCCATCCAAACTGCCTTCATAGGAGCCATGGCTTCCGCTGCTGCTTATTCCATAGCTAAGGTTTTCCGAGTTTGA
- the LOC110648863 gene encoding vacuolar iron transporter 1, translating to MAENGYTDLEKQKLLLQQHEEKHFTSSEIIRDIIIGLSDGLTVPFALAAGLSGANVTSSIILIAGIAEVAAGAISMGLGGYLAAKSEADHYMRELKREEEEIISVPDAEAAECGEILAEYGVEPHEYEAVVNALRRNPQHWLKFMMKFELGLEKPDPMRALQSALTIAISYIIGGLIPLSPYMIFPVAKDAVIASILITILALLIFGFIKGHFTGEQPLKSAIQTAFVGAIASAAAYSIAKVFRV from the exons ATGGCAGAAAATGGCTATACGGATCTAGAGAAGCAGAAATTGCTTCTACAACAACATGAAGAGAAACACTTCACGTCTAGTGAGATTATCCGTGACATCATTATTGGACTCTCTGATGGTCTGACCGTCCCTTTTGCCCTCGCCGCTGGCTTGTCCGGAGCCAATGTCACATCAAGCATCATTCTTATCGCTGGCATTGCTGAAGTTGCTGCCGGTGCCATTTCCATGGGGCTTGGAGG GTACCTTGCAGCCAAAAGTGAAGCTGACCACTACATGAGGGAACTAAAACGAGAAGAAGAAGAGATCATCAGTGTCCCGGATGCAG AGGCTGCTGAATGTGGAGAAATATTAGCTGAGTATGGAGTTGAGCCACATGAATATGAGGCTGTGGTCAATGCTCTGAGGAGGAACCCTCAACATTGGCTTAAGTTCATGATGAA GTTTGAACTAGGACTGGAGAAACCAGACCCAATGAGAGCATTACAGAGTGCATTAACAATTGCCATATCTTACATAATTGGTGGATTGATACCTCTTTCACCATACATGATCTTTCCAGTTGCTAAAGATGCAGTAATTGCATCAATTCTAATAACTATTCTGGCATTACTAATATTTGGGTTCATTAAGGGTCACTTTACTGGTGAGCAACCCTTGAAGAGTGCTATACAAACTGCCTTCGTAGGAGCCATAGCTTCTGCTGCTGCTTATTCCATAGCTAAGGTTTTCCGAGTTTGA